One genomic region from Streptomyces sp. NBC_01304 encodes:
- a CDS encoding serine/threonine-protein kinase, with amino-acid sequence MAQGTPGLLIGERYRLERILGAGGFGRVWAARDELLETHVAVKELLLAQGLPEADREDLLRRARREARNAAKLRDHPHIVSVHDVVVVDEAPWIVMQVVTGGTLQERLARKKRLSVEGTAKLAEALLDALGAAHKQGILHRDIKPANIMLTSEHHILLADFGIAHNKADSNLTGYGVVIGSPAYLSPERAGGRKAEAPSDLFSLGTTLYEAVEGICPFHRDSPAGSLHAVAYEAAPPMRRAGRLKPLIEALLEKNPADRPSIPEALKLLNSRMPEGEQEEAKEGAGETKQKTKKREATESSRTQATLRIENQTGGWLGIVLDGAYRETVKPGATGSYELEPGTRRVEVKSDGFTSGPCVLRLKPGATERLPARRQGKHVLLGSQQEPPERTPSKPEPKSPSDSDAGMWAGLLVVGGIVLALLYGNNTGFANWVSGGLNGDVASAEVDDCVHPADGGEWVQVPCWSAATKYRVDYRVPASGDVLGSAPLTIGDETYDGCDSHISWRMQKDTLQTVSFQGPNNQPWELCVNSYFGD; translated from the coding sequence GTGGCGCAGGGAACTCCGGGGTTACTGATAGGCGAGCGCTATCGCCTCGAACGCATCCTCGGCGCCGGCGGCTTCGGCCGGGTCTGGGCGGCCCGTGACGAGTTGCTCGAAACCCACGTCGCCGTAAAGGAGTTGCTCCTGGCGCAGGGCCTGCCGGAAGCCGACCGCGAAGACCTCCTGCGCCGGGCCAGACGCGAGGCACGCAACGCTGCCAAGCTCCGGGACCATCCGCACATCGTCAGCGTCCATGACGTCGTGGTCGTCGACGAGGCGCCCTGGATCGTGATGCAGGTCGTCACCGGCGGCACCCTCCAGGAGCGCCTCGCGCGAAAGAAGCGCCTGTCCGTGGAGGGCACCGCGAAGCTCGCCGAGGCCCTCCTGGACGCACTCGGTGCGGCACACAAGCAGGGCATCCTGCACCGGGACATAAAACCGGCCAACATCATGCTGACCTCCGAACACCACATCCTGCTCGCCGACTTCGGCATCGCCCACAACAAGGCTGACTCCAACCTCACCGGCTACGGCGTGGTCATCGGCTCCCCTGCCTACCTCTCGCCGGAGCGGGCCGGTGGCCGGAAGGCGGAGGCTCCGAGCGATCTGTTCTCGCTGGGCACCACCCTGTACGAGGCCGTGGAGGGCATCTGCCCCTTCCACCGCGACAGCCCGGCCGGATCGCTCCACGCGGTGGCGTACGAGGCTGCTCCCCCGATGCGACGGGCCGGCCGCCTGAAGCCCCTCATCGAAGCCCTCCTGGAGAAGAACCCGGCCGACCGCCCGTCCATCCCCGAGGCCCTGAAGCTGCTCAACTCCCGCATGCCGGAAGGAGAGCAAGAGGAAGCGAAGGAGGGAGCAGGAGAGACAAAGCAGAAGACAAAGAAGAGGGAGGCGACGGAGTCCTCCCGCACGCAGGCCACCCTCCGCATCGAGAACCAGACCGGCGGCTGGCTCGGCATCGTCCTCGACGGCGCGTACCGCGAAACGGTCAAGCCCGGCGCCACCGGATCCTACGAGCTCGAACCAGGCACCCGCAGGGTCGAGGTGAAGAGCGACGGCTTCACCAGCGGCCCCTGTGTCCTCCGCCTGAAGCCCGGCGCCACCGAGCGCCTGCCGGCCCGGCGGCAGGGCAAGCACGTACTGCTGGGGAGCCAGCAGGAACCGCCGGAGAGGACACCGTCCAAGCCCGAACCCAAGTCGCCCTCGGACAGCGACGCGGGCATGTGGGCCGGCCTGCTCGTCGTCGGCGGCATCGTCCTGGCCCTCCTGTACGGCAACAACACCGGCTTCGCGAACTGGGTCAGCGGCGGCCTCAACGGCGACGTTGCCTCGGCCGAGGTCGACGACTGCGTACATCCTGCGGACGGCGGGGAGTGGGTCCAGGTCCCCTGCTGGTCCGCCGCCACCAAGTACCGGGTCGACTACCGCGTCCCGGCCTCGGGCGACGTCCTGGGGAGCGCGCCGCTGACCATCGGGGACGAGACGTACGACGGCTGCGACAGCCACATCTCATGGCGCATGCAGAAGGACACTCTCCAGACGGTGAGCTTCCAAGGGCCGAACAATCAGCCCTGGGAACTGTGCGTCAACTCCTACTTCGGAGACTGA
- a CDS encoding nuclear transport factor 2 family protein — protein sequence MTPQSSNPTVQALITAINANDREAFRAALTPDATMSDDGSDRDLDDWTEREIFSANGHMEIETQAQDGLSLVARFRNDTWGEMRTRWQFTVTGDGAGDKVSRFETGQA from the coding sequence ATGACCCCCCAGTCCAGCAACCCCACCGTCCAGGCCCTGATCACCGCGATCAACGCCAACGACCGCGAGGCCTTCCGCGCAGCCCTCACCCCCGACGCGACCATGTCCGACGACGGCTCCGACCGCGACCTCGACGACTGGACCGAGCGCGAGATCTTCTCCGCGAACGGCCACATGGAGATCGAGACCCAGGCCCAGGACGGCCTCTCCCTGGTCGCCAGGTTCCGGAACGACACCTGGGGCGAGATGCGTACGCGCTGGCAGTTCACCGTGACCGGCGACGGCGCCGGCGACAAGGTGAGCCGCTTCGAGACAGGCCAGGCCTGA
- a CDS encoding DUF397 domain-containing protein, whose amino-acid sequence MTDASKLDWVRAAPEDATGPGPWIELAFDPDGDAVYIRETSDPDNVVTTTRRKWDAFVLGVQAGEFDHFVEGT is encoded by the coding sequence GTGACTGACGCCAGCAAGCTCGACTGGGTTCGGGCCGCGCCCGAGGACGCGACCGGCCCCGGCCCCTGGATCGAGCTGGCCTTCGACCCAGACGGCGACGCCGTCTACATCCGCGAAACCTCGGACCCCGACAACGTCGTCACGACGACCAGGCGCAAGTGGGACGCCTTCGTACTGGGCGTACAGGCAGGCGAGTTCGACCACTTCGTCGAGGGGACGTAG
- a CDS encoding DUF397 domain-containing protein, with protein sequence MHAWQKSSYCAQGESCVHIARDAETVRLTESADPAEVIVSTTRPAFEAFLRTLKEPTRD encoded by the coding sequence ATGCATGCATGGCAGAAGTCGTCCTACTGCGCGCAGGGCGAGTCCTGCGTACACATCGCGCGCGACGCCGAAACGGTCCGCCTAACCGAAAGCGCAGACCCCGCCGAGGTCATAGTCAGCACCACCCGCCCCGCCTTCGAGGCATTCCTCCGCACCCTCAAGGAGCCCACCCGTGACTGA
- a CDS encoding helix-turn-helix domain-containing protein, protein MAPKTATSARRQRLGTELRRLRERAGLSVTEGARQLGVSQAQLSNIEASRFGVSADRLRSMARIYHCCDDAYIDGLIELATDQKGGWWETFREALPAALLELAEIEHHAVKLHAANTAHVPGLLQITDHARAIYSHAVPAFSRRDVEHRVNHRLQRQALLDEDNPTPYRAIIHEAALRVPVGGTTVAKRQLEHLLVQGEREHITIQVIPFAIGAYPGSGQTLLYIHGTVPRLDTVSLDQSHGPALIDAEAELDTYRNLLKHMEAVALSPKKSRAFIHNLSTEL, encoded by the coding sequence ATGGCCCCGAAGACAGCCACGTCCGCCCGCCGCCAACGCCTGGGCACGGAACTGCGAAGGCTGCGCGAGCGTGCAGGGCTGTCCGTGACGGAGGGCGCCCGCCAACTAGGCGTCAGCCAGGCGCAACTCAGCAACATCGAGGCCAGCCGATTCGGTGTGAGCGCCGACCGCCTCCGCTCGATGGCCCGCATCTACCACTGCTGCGACGACGCCTACATCGACGGACTGATCGAGCTGGCCACGGACCAGAAGGGCGGTTGGTGGGAGACGTTCCGGGAGGCGTTGCCCGCCGCGCTGCTCGAACTCGCCGAGATCGAGCACCACGCGGTCAAGCTGCATGCCGCGAACACCGCACACGTCCCCGGTCTGCTTCAGATCACCGACCACGCCCGCGCCATCTACAGCCACGCCGTCCCCGCCTTCAGCCGGCGGGATGTCGAGCACCGCGTGAACCATCGGCTGCAGCGCCAGGCCCTGCTCGACGAGGACAACCCGACCCCGTACCGCGCGATCATCCACGAGGCCGCCCTGCGCGTACCCGTCGGCGGCACGACCGTCGCCAAGCGCCAGCTGGAGCACTTGCTCGTCCAGGGCGAGCGGGAGCACATCACCATCCAGGTCATCCCGTTCGCCATCGGCGCCTACCCCGGCTCCGGCCAGACCTTGCTCTACATCCACGGCACAGTGCCCCGCCTCGACACCGTCTCGCTGGACCAGTCCCACGGTCCCGCCCTGATCGACGCCGAGGCCGAACTGGACACCTATCGGAACCTGTTGAAGCACATGGAGGCCGTAGCCCTGTCGCCCAAGAAGTCGCGGGCCTTCATCCACAACCTGTCCACTGAACTGTGA
- a CDS encoding ATP-binding protein: protein METVAPAPWAYTLQLPHDPRAPGIARATLRAVLESHGLDDLRLTAELLTSELVTNAHLHTTGPYALRIGQRPEGRLRVGVWDANPEIPPPFTGHSQDPGVDAESGRGLLLVQACAARYGAYALNQPGKYLWAECGQ, encoded by the coding sequence ATGGAAACCGTAGCCCCCGCCCCCTGGGCATACACCCTCCAACTCCCCCACGACCCCCGAGCCCCCGGCATCGCCCGAGCCACCCTCCGAGCCGTACTCGAAAGCCACGGCCTCGACGACCTCCGCCTCACCGCCGAGCTGCTCACCTCCGAGCTCGTCACCAACGCGCACCTCCACACCACCGGCCCCTACGCCCTCCGTATCGGTCAACGCCCCGAAGGGCGGCTGCGTGTCGGGGTGTGGGATGCCAATCCTGAGATTCCGCCGCCGTTCACCGGGCACAGCCAGGACCCCGGGGTCGATGCCGAGTCGGGGAGGGGGCTCCTCCTCGTTCAGGCCTGCGCTGCCCGCTACGGTGCGTACGCCCTGAATCAACCCGGGAAGTACCTGTGGGCGGAGTGCGGACAGTAA
- a CDS encoding response regulator transcription factor has translation MHQHILVVDGDCQARDRLISALRRQGFAAGGVGTGDAALQKYGDADLILMDFDLPDLDGLEVCRAIRAASDIPIIVLTARDCEVDRVLGLQAGADDYMVKPYGFRELIARIQAVTRRAKPRPRTAEVMECGPLRIDAGAREVTLHGVPVGVTRKEFDVLQLLASHPDAVVPRKLIMQQVWGGSWSRRTVDTHVSSLRGKLGDSEWIVTVRGVGFRLAVPALRSVLRPTA, from the coding sequence ATGCATCAGCACATTTTGGTGGTGGATGGCGACTGTCAGGCTCGTGACCGTCTCATCTCCGCACTCCGACGGCAGGGCTTCGCGGCCGGCGGTGTGGGGACGGGCGATGCGGCCCTGCAGAAGTACGGTGACGCGGACCTGATCCTGATGGACTTCGACCTGCCCGATCTGGACGGGCTAGAGGTCTGCCGGGCGATACGGGCCGCCTCCGACATCCCGATCATCGTCCTCACCGCACGCGACTGCGAGGTCGACCGGGTGCTCGGACTGCAGGCCGGCGCCGACGACTACATGGTCAAGCCCTATGGGTTCCGTGAGCTCATCGCCCGCATCCAGGCCGTGACCCGCAGGGCCAAGCCCCGTCCGCGTACCGCCGAGGTCATGGAGTGCGGGCCGCTGCGGATCGACGCGGGGGCCAGGGAAGTGACGCTGCACGGCGTTCCCGTGGGGGTGACGCGGAAAGAGTTCGACGTGCTGCAGCTGCTCGCCTCGCATCCCGACGCCGTGGTGCCCCGGAAGCTGATCATGCAGCAGGTGTGGGGCGGCAGTTGGTCGCGGCGGACCGTGGACACGCACGTCAGCAGCCTGCGCGGCAAGCTCGGGGACAGCGAGTGGATCGTCACCGTGCGAGGCGTCGGGTTCCGGCTCGCGGTGCCCGCCCTTCGGTCGGTGCTGCGGCCCACCGCGTGA
- a CDS encoding carbohydrate kinase family protein: MSIVVTGSLATDHLMVYPGRFADQLIADQLDRVSLSFLADTLEVRRGGVAANIAVGLARLGQSAVVVGAVGRDFGEYEAWLRDVGVDTGGLRYSETLHTARFVCTTDADQNQIATFYAGAMAEASRISLAEVVEGFAGGRPELVLIGPDDPAAMLRHTEACRSLGLAFAADPSQQLARLDGPQTRQLVDGAAYLFTNEYESALLRERTGWGTDEVLRHTGAWIVTRGGDGVDVLRDGHEPLHVPAVPTRHPADPTGVGDAFRAGFLAGTGRGWAYERAARLGCALATVVLESVGTQEYQVTYDQLLDMVDSAYGVAVGNPV, translated from the coding sequence GTGTCCATCGTCGTCACCGGGTCCCTCGCGACCGATCACCTCATGGTCTATCCGGGCCGGTTCGCCGATCAGCTGATCGCCGACCAGCTCGACCGGGTCTCCCTGTCCTTCCTCGCCGACACCCTGGAGGTGCGGCGCGGCGGGGTGGCCGCCAATATCGCGGTGGGGCTCGCCCGGCTCGGGCAGTCCGCCGTGGTGGTGGGCGCCGTGGGGCGGGACTTCGGGGAGTACGAGGCGTGGCTGCGGGACGTCGGGGTCGACACCGGGGGACTGCGTTACAGCGAGACCCTGCACACCGCCCGGTTCGTGTGCACCACCGATGCCGATCAGAATCAGATCGCCACGTTCTATGCGGGGGCCATGGCAGAGGCCTCGCGGATCTCGCTCGCCGAAGTGGTGGAGGGTTTCGCGGGAGGCCGGCCCGAGCTCGTGCTCATCGGGCCCGACGACCCCGCCGCCATGCTGCGGCACACCGAGGCCTGCCGGAGCCTGGGGCTGGCCTTCGCGGCCGACCCCTCGCAGCAGCTCGCCCGCCTTGACGGGCCTCAAACTCGCCAACTGGTCGACGGGGCAGCGTACTTGTTCACCAATGAGTACGAGTCCGCGCTGCTGCGGGAACGTACCGGCTGGGGAACGGACGAGGTGCTGCGGCACACCGGCGCCTGGATCGTGACGCGCGGCGGTGACGGGGTGGACGTCCTGCGGGACGGACACGAGCCGCTCCACGTCCCCGCCGTGCCCACGCGGCACCCGGCCGACCCGACCGGGGTGGGGGACGCCTTCCGGGCCGGGTTCCTCGCCGGGACCGGCCGCGGGTGGGCGTACGAGAGAGCCGCGAGGCTCGGCTGTGCGCTGGCCACCGTGGTCCTGGAGTCCGTCGGCACCCAGGAGTACCAGGTCACGTACGACCAACTCCTCGACATGGTCGACAGCGCCTATGGCGTCGCTGTCGGCAACCCCGTCTGA
- a CDS encoding non-ribosomal peptide synthetase produces MTIATIRDTQTVADLLLKAAQEHPEAGLRYHEGPAAVPDARPQSYPELVAEARRVLTGLRERGLVAQDKVVLLLERPEEFLPAFWGCLLGGFVPVPMAPLGGDPERWAAQLGHVDSLLDRPLIVTNEKVNAELPHLDGLSVALLDALRAGEGAEAEELHRAAPEDTALLVLTSGSTGNSKAVQLTHANLLASMAAKNGVHRLTGDDITLNWVSFDHVAALLECHLLPLYAGATQLHVQAPVVLGDPLEFLRLISAYGVTMTFTPNFLLGLLNPAAEQLEGEGRGGAALDLSRLRQIISGGEAVVTATGKTFLRTFARYGLAADVLWPAFGMTETCAGSIYSRTFPEFDGRQEFANLGLPVAGLRIRVVDEQDVEVGAGETGELQLSGPMITTGYYNNAQATRDAFTADGWFRSGDLGRIDGGRLTLVGRSKDSVIVNGVNYFSHEIESVLQELDGVARSYVAAFPTRAPGSDTEQLVIAFHPEVAEGDELALYRVLSAVRSGVVMHWGFRPSLILPLPKDAFPKTSLGKIQRSLMRRKLEEGAYDETTRETADLVLRRLGGYTAPEGGTETVLAEIYAEMFDVEPSSISATANFFDLGGTSLDILRLRSLVARRLGARDLQIITVLTAPTVRELAVRLTESEAERPYDPIVPMQVVGDKTPLFCVHPGVGEVLVFVNLAKYFVGDRPFYALRARGFNPGEKPFGSMEEMVSTYVAAIREKQPQGPYAVAGYSYGGAVAFEIAKVLEAEGERVDFVGSFNLPPHIKYRMDELDFVETAANLAFFLALIDKRQSLELPDQLRHLPRAEQLAHFVEIAPKARLAELDLTLEKFTAWAELADGLTDLGRSYSPSGSVRSLSVFYAVPLRGTKEDWLNNELSRWDEHAREANRYLDVPGEHYTLMGPQHVATFQSILRKELDRALGDSD; encoded by the coding sequence ATGACCATCGCCACCATCCGGGACACCCAGACCGTCGCCGACCTGCTCCTCAAGGCCGCCCAGGAGCACCCCGAGGCCGGCCTTCGCTATCACGAGGGCCCGGCCGCCGTGCCCGATGCCCGGCCGCAGTCCTATCCGGAGCTGGTCGCCGAGGCGCGGCGGGTGCTCACCGGGCTGCGGGAGCGGGGGCTCGTCGCGCAGGACAAGGTGGTGCTGCTCCTTGAGCGGCCCGAGGAGTTCCTGCCCGCCTTCTGGGGCTGCCTGCTCGGCGGGTTCGTACCCGTGCCGATGGCGCCCCTGGGCGGTGACCCCGAGCGGTGGGCGGCGCAGCTCGGGCACGTCGACTCGCTGCTCGACCGGCCGCTGATCGTGACGAACGAGAAGGTGAATGCCGAACTGCCGCACCTGGACGGGCTTTCCGTGGCCCTCCTCGATGCGCTGCGTGCCGGGGAGGGGGCGGAGGCCGAGGAGCTGCATCGGGCCGCGCCCGAGGACACCGCGCTGCTCGTGCTCACCTCCGGGTCGACCGGGAACTCCAAGGCCGTACAGCTGACGCATGCCAATCTGCTCGCGTCGATGGCCGCGAAGAACGGTGTGCACCGGCTGACCGGGGACGACATCACGCTGAACTGGGTGTCGTTCGACCACGTCGCGGCGCTGCTTGAGTGCCATCTGCTGCCGCTGTACGCCGGTGCCACGCAGCTGCACGTTCAGGCGCCCGTGGTGCTCGGGGATCCGCTCGAATTCCTGCGGCTGATATCCGCGTACGGCGTGACCATGACCTTCACCCCCAACTTCCTTCTGGGGCTGCTGAATCCGGCGGCCGAGCAGCTGGAGGGGGAGGGCCGGGGCGGCGCCGCTCTCGACCTGTCGCGGCTGCGGCAGATCATCAGTGGTGGCGAGGCCGTCGTGACGGCCACCGGCAAGACCTTCCTGCGTACGTTCGCGCGCTACGGGCTGGCCGCCGATGTGCTGTGGCCCGCCTTCGGGATGACGGAGACCTGCGCCGGCAGCATCTACTCCCGTACGTTCCCCGAGTTCGACGGGCGGCAGGAGTTCGCGAACCTGGGCCTTCCCGTGGCCGGGCTGCGCATCCGCGTCGTCGACGAGCAGGACGTCGAGGTCGGCGCGGGCGAGACGGGCGAGCTGCAGCTCAGCGGGCCCATGATCACGACCGGGTATTACAACAACGCGCAGGCCACGCGGGACGCCTTCACCGCCGACGGGTGGTTCCGCAGCGGGGACCTCGGGCGGATAGATGGCGGCCGCCTCACGCTCGTCGGGCGCAGCAAGGACAGCGTCATCGTCAATGGCGTCAACTACTTCAGCCACGAGATCGAGTCGGTGCTGCAGGAGTTGGACGGTGTGGCGCGGTCGTACGTCGCGGCCTTCCCGACGCGGGCGCCGGGCAGCGACACCGAGCAGCTGGTCATCGCCTTCCACCCGGAGGTGGCCGAGGGCGATGAGCTCGCGCTGTACCGGGTGCTGTCCGCGGTGCGGTCCGGGGTCGTCATGCACTGGGGCTTCAGGCCCTCGCTGATCCTGCCGCTGCCGAAGGACGCCTTCCCCAAGACCAGCCTCGGCAAGATCCAGCGCTCGCTGATGCGGCGGAAGCTGGAGGAGGGGGCGTACGACGAGACCACGCGCGAGACCGCCGATCTGGTGCTGCGGCGGCTCGGCGGCTACACCGCGCCCGAGGGCGGGACCGAGACGGTGCTCGCCGAGATCTATGCCGAGATGTTCGACGTGGAGCCGTCCAGCATCAGTGCGACCGCCAACTTCTTTGATCTGGGCGGCACTTCGCTCGACATCCTGCGGCTGCGCAGTCTGGTGGCGCGGCGGCTCGGTGCGCGGGACCTGCAGATCATCACCGTCCTCACCGCGCCGACCGTGCGGGAGCTGGCGGTGCGGCTGACGGAGAGCGAGGCCGAGCGGCCGTACGACCCGATCGTGCCCATGCAGGTGGTGGGCGACAAGACGCCGCTGTTCTGTGTGCACCCGGGCGTGGGCGAAGTGCTCGTCTTCGTCAATCTGGCGAAGTACTTCGTGGGGGACCGGCCCTTCTACGCGCTGCGGGCGCGGGGCTTCAACCCCGGGGAGAAGCCCTTCGGGAGCATGGAGGAGATGGTGTCGACGTACGTCGCCGCCATTCGCGAGAAGCAGCCGCAGGGGCCGTACGCCGTGGCCGGCTACTCGTACGGCGGGGCCGTCGCCTTCGAGATCGCCAAGGTGCTCGAAGCCGAGGGCGAGCGGGTCGACTTCGTGGGCAGCTTCAATCTGCCGCCGCACATCAAGTACCGCATGGATGAGCTTGATTTCGTGGAGACGGCCGCCAATCTGGCCTTCTTCCTCGCGCTCATCGACAAGCGGCAGTCGCTCGAACTGCCGGACCAGCTGCGGCACTTGCCGCGTGCCGAGCAGCTTGCGCACTTCGTCGAGATCGCGCCCAAGGCGCGGCTCGCCGAGCTCGACCTGACGCTGGAGAAGTTCACGGCCTGGGCCGAGCTGGCGGACGGGCTCACCGACCTCGGGCGCAGCTACTCGCCGAGCGGGTCCGTGCGGTCCCTGTCCGTCTTCTACGCGGTGCCGTTGCGCGGCACCAAGGAGGACTGGCTGAACAACGAGCTCAGCCGGTGGGACGAGCACGCCCGCGAGGCCAACCGGTACCTCGACGTGCCCGGTGAGCACTACACGCTGATGGGTCCGCAGCACGTGGCGACATTCCAGTCGATCTTGCGCAAGGAGCTGGACCGGGCGCTCGGGGACTCCGACTGA
- a CDS encoding NAD-dependent epimerase/dehydratase family protein — MQGKKILVTGGTGQVAGPVAKALAADNEVWALGRFGTPGAEEELTRHGITTFRWDMNDTGEDSLAGLPDDFTHVIHSAVRRGEDGDFNTAIEVNTVAAGRLMTHCRTAEAFLYVSTGALYARQTLDHAYTESDPIDGVADWLPVYPVVKIATEGAVRAYAQTLGLKTVIARLNIAYGPGGYGGVPMIYFKRMLAGEAIPVPIEGQNWCSLLYTDDLVEQVPHLWEAATVPATLTNWGGDEAVGMTDVMRYLEELTGVAPKLAPKEVTRETYQFDPTLRQKLTGPCKVGWREGLRRTVESMYPEYAERIAALAPVEEIQ; from the coding sequence ATGCAAGGCAAGAAGATCCTGGTCACCGGCGGCACCGGACAGGTCGCCGGGCCGGTCGCCAAGGCCCTCGCGGCCGACAACGAGGTGTGGGCGCTCGGGCGCTTCGGCACCCCGGGCGCGGAGGAGGAGCTGACCCGGCACGGCATCACCACCTTCCGCTGGGACATGAACGACACCGGCGAGGACTCCCTGGCCGGTCTGCCCGACGACTTCACGCACGTCATCCACTCCGCCGTACGACGGGGGGAGGACGGGGACTTCAACACCGCGATCGAGGTCAACACGGTGGCCGCCGGGCGGCTGATGACCCACTGCCGGACCGCCGAGGCCTTCCTCTACGTGTCCACCGGGGCCCTCTACGCCCGGCAGACCCTGGACCACGCGTACACCGAGTCCGACCCGATCGACGGTGTTGCCGACTGGCTGCCCGTCTATCCCGTCGTGAAGATCGCGACGGAGGGTGCGGTGCGGGCGTACGCGCAGACGCTCGGCCTGAAGACCGTCATCGCCCGGCTCAACATCGCGTACGGGCCCGGCGGTTACGGCGGCGTCCCGATGATCTACTTCAAGCGGATGCTCGCCGGCGAGGCCATCCCGGTCCCGATCGAGGGCCAGAACTGGTGCTCGCTGCTCTACACCGACGACCTCGTCGAACAGGTGCCGCACCTGTGGGAGGCGGCGACCGTTCCGGCGACGCTCACCAACTGGGGCGGCGACGAGGCGGTCGGCATGACCGACGTCATGCGCTACCTGGAAGAGCTCACCGGGGTCGCGCCCAAGCTCGCGCCCAAGGAAGTCACCCGCGAGACCTACCAGTTCGACCCGACGCTGCGGCAGAAGTTGACCGGGCCCTGCAAGGTGGGCTGGCGCGAGGGGCTGCGGCGCACGGTCGAGTCCATGTATCCGGAGTACGCCGAGCGGATCGCCGCCCTTGCGCCCGTGGAGGAGATCCAGTGA
- a CDS encoding nuclear transport factor 2 family protein translates to MTGHSDNRALIQTAYEAFHTRDVVALLGTMAEDMQWVHPDGMHDYGLGGTKHGHAGVKEFLAKVPTVLGGMKLHPQEFLESGDRVVVFGVRDVTSKSGHTESLQFVHSWTLRDGKAVRMEDIFDTVLFHRLIES, encoded by the coding sequence GTGACCGGCCATTCGGACAACCGCGCTCTGATCCAGACCGCCTACGAGGCCTTCCACACCCGCGACGTCGTCGCCCTGCTCGGCACCATGGCCGAGGACATGCAGTGGGTCCACCCCGACGGCATGCACGACTACGGGCTCGGCGGCACCAAGCACGGGCACGCGGGCGTGAAGGAGTTCCTCGCCAAGGTGCCCACCGTGCTCGGCGGGATGAAGCTGCATCCGCAGGAGTTCCTGGAGTCCGGCGACCGGGTCGTCGTCTTCGGGGTGCGGGACGTCACCTCGAAGTCCGGGCACACCGAGAGCCTGCAGTTCGTGCACTCCTGGACCCTGCGCGACGGCAAGGCCGTGCGGATGGAGGACATCTTCGACACGGTCCTCTTCCACCGGCTCATCGAGAGCTGA